From Streptomyces sp. NBC_00237, a single genomic window includes:
- a CDS encoding DUF5304 domain-containing protein, with product MSEATDRPDEPRASGAYDADAWATACEEDLAAEQARRRDQYGPQAGSAAEELRRLLDAVTEKVSSFQSPLLGMAAQGAAQQIASQFVQQAKAVVEPVVERNPQVFDHLAAAGNELLAAYRSVVAGHEQRWTQNASDAAKDPNPTGNSPKSSESGPDDPDDRSKGEHIDLD from the coding sequence ATGAGCGAAGCCACCGACCGCCCCGACGAGCCCCGTGCGTCCGGCGCGTACGACGCCGACGCCTGGGCGACGGCGTGCGAGGAGGACCTGGCCGCCGAGCAGGCCCGCCGCCGGGATCAGTACGGACCGCAGGCCGGATCGGCGGCCGAGGAACTGCGCAGGCTGCTGGACGCGGTCACGGAGAAGGTGTCCTCGTTCCAGTCGCCGCTGCTCGGGATGGCGGCCCAGGGCGCGGCCCAGCAGATCGCCAGCCAGTTCGTTCAGCAGGCGAAGGCAGTCGTCGAGCCGGTCGTCGAGCGGAACCCGCAGGTCTTCGACCATCTGGCCGCTGCGGGCAACGAACTCCTCGCCGCCTACCGGTCCGTCGTGGCCGGGCACGAACAGCGTTGGACACAAAACGCATCGGACGCCGCCAAGGACCCGAACCCCACGGGCAATTCCCCCAAGTCATCGGAATCCGGACCCGATGACCCTGATGACCGTTCAAAAGGTGAACACATCGACCTCGATTGA
- a CDS encoding SRPBCC family protein — translation MAEHTSSSITIQAAPADVMGVIADFDRYPDWTGEVKEAEVLATDDRGRAEKVRLVLDAGAIKDDHTLAYTWTGENEVGWTLVKSQMLRSLDGSYRLASAANGATEVTYQLTVDVKIPMLGMIKRKAEKVIIDRALAGLKKRVESGPQG, via the coding sequence ATGGCGGAACACACCAGCTCTAGCATCACCATCCAGGCGGCGCCGGCCGACGTCATGGGTGTGATCGCGGACTTCGACCGCTACCCCGACTGGACGGGCGAGGTGAAGGAGGCCGAGGTGCTGGCCACCGACGACCGGGGCCGCGCCGAGAAGGTCCGCCTGGTGCTCGACGCCGGTGCCATCAAGGACGACCACACCCTCGCCTACACCTGGACCGGCGAGAACGAGGTCGGCTGGACCCTGGTGAAGTCGCAGATGCTGCGCTCGCTCGACGGCTCCTACCGCCTCGCGTCCGCCGCGAACGGCGCCACCGAGGTCACGTACCAGCTCACCGTCGACGTCAAGATCCCCATGCTCGGCATGATCAAGCGCAAGGCCGAGAAGGTCATCATCGACCGCGCCCTGGCCGGTCTGAAGAAGCGCGTCGAGTCCGGCCCCCAGGGCTGA
- a CDS encoding ArsA family ATPase has protein sequence MRTVLVTGAGGAGRTTVAAATALTAARRGARVLLLGTDRDDTLGAALGTPAGAIPADPHAPLEAAPGLLVARVDAADDFRRELTALQERAATALDLLGATPLDTDELTELPGSEPFALLRALRTAPTASYDLVVVDMPPTHSTLAALALPGQLRRYVRRLLPPERQAARSLRPMLAQLAGVPMPAQWLYETTARWDAELAATQAVLESPALSVRLVVEPGPAAAETLRTARLGLALYGLALDAVVANRVLPTASPDPWLSALSAQQQEHLKEVHGSAHLFEVRELPHLGRAPQGPDELTPLSYEVSPASAVVRHVVEDRRAEDGVLVWHLPLPGATKQELGLVRRGDELVLTVGPFRRLLPLPSALRRCTVSGAGLTDGVLRVRFTPDPGLWPQGR, from the coding sequence GTGCGCACGGTCCTGGTCACGGGTGCCGGAGGCGCGGGCCGCACCACGGTCGCCGCCGCGACCGCCCTGACGGCCGCCCGCAGGGGCGCGCGCGTCCTGCTCCTGGGCACCGACAGGGACGACACCCTGGGCGCGGCCCTGGGCACGCCCGCCGGTGCGATACCCGCCGACCCGCACGCACCTCTTGAGGCGGCACCGGGCCTCCTGGTCGCACGCGTCGACGCCGCCGACGACTTCCGCCGCGAACTCACCGCCCTCCAGGAGCGTGCCGCCACCGCCCTGGACCTCCTCGGGGCCACCCCGCTGGACACCGACGAGCTCACCGAACTGCCCGGCAGCGAGCCCTTCGCCCTGCTGCGCGCCCTGCGTACCGCGCCCACCGCCTCGTACGACCTGGTCGTCGTCGACATGCCGCCCACGCACAGCACCCTCGCCGCCCTCGCACTCCCCGGCCAGCTGCGCCGCTACGTGCGGCGGCTGCTGCCGCCCGAGCGGCAGGCGGCCCGCTCCCTGCGCCCGATGCTCGCGCAGCTCGCCGGGGTCCCGATGCCCGCGCAGTGGCTGTACGAGACCACCGCCCGCTGGGACGCCGAACTCGCCGCCACCCAGGCCGTGCTGGAGAGCCCCGCCCTGTCGGTGCGCCTGGTCGTGGAGCCGGGTCCTGCGGCCGCCGAGACCCTGCGCACCGCCCGGCTCGGCCTGGCCCTGTACGGGCTCGCGCTGGACGCGGTCGTCGCCAACAGGGTGCTCCCGACCGCCTCCCCCGACCCCTGGCTGTCCGCCCTGTCCGCACAGCAGCAGGAGCACCTCAAAGAGGTGCACGGGAGCGCGCACCTCTTTGAGGTGCGCGAACTGCCCCACCTGGGCAGGGCCCCGCAGGGCCCCGACGAGCTGACGCCGCTGTCGTACGAGGTGTCCCCGGCCTCCGCCGTCGTACGGCACGTCGTGGAGGACCGGCGGGCCGAGGACGGCGTACTGGTGTGGCACCTGCCGCTGCCCGGTGCCACGAAGCAGGAGCTGGGTCTCGTGCGCCGGGGGGACGAACTGGTGCTCACGGTGGGCCCGTTCCGGCGGCTGCTGCCGCTGCCGTCGGCGCTGCGCCGGTGCACCGTGTCCGGTGCCGGGCTCACCGACGGGGTGCTGCGGGTGCGCTTCACCCCGGACCCGGGGCTGTGGCCGCAGGGGCGCTGA